ACGGCAGGATCGAATACCGCAGCGAGTCGCTCGCGAACAGCCTTCACGAGAGTCATCCGGACGCCGTCGACGGCGAATTCGTCGATCTGTTGTCCGTCCCTGAGGAGGTCCGTCGGTCGCTGCGAGGATCCTCGTTCAGCATGATCTTTCAGGACCCCGAAAGCAGCTTCAACCCGAGCCTTACCGTCGGCGAGCAGATCGCCGAGGCCGTCGAGGTCCAGCGTCGCGCGAGGGCGAACCCACGATCCACACGGGCCAAAACCAGTTCGGTCGAGTACTCGCTGTCGTCGCTTATCGCCTCGACGGTGCTTCCGTCACAGCGGTTCATCACCGAATCGAGTCGAGAGCGGGCGATCGAGTTGCTGGAACTCGTGGGCATTCCGGACCCAGTAAAGCGGGCCGACGAGTATCCACACCAGTACTCCGGGGGGATGCTCCAGCGTGCGATGATCGCTCAGGCGCTGGCCGGGGAGCCGGACGTGTTGATTGCCGACGAGCCGACGACCGCACTCGACGTGACGATCCAGGCGCAGGTACTCGACATCCTCGCGGATCTGCAGTCCGAGATCGGCATGACGATCGTTCTGATCACCCACAACCTCGGTGTCATCGCCAGGATGTGCGATCGCGTGGGGGTGATGTACGCCGGCGAGATCGTCGAACGCGGAACGCTCGAGGACGTCTTCGAGGACCACGTCCACCCGTACACTCGGGGGCTTCTCGGCTCCGTTCCCGACCTCGAACACGTCGGCGGGCGGCTCGAGCCGATCGGCGGGAACGTTCCGAGCCTGCTGGACCACGAGTTGGGCAGCGGCTGTTACTTCGCGGACCGGTGTCCGAAGGCGATGGAGGAATGTCTCGAAAAACCACCGGAGTTCCGAGCCGAGGGAAGTGAGGAACACGTCGCGAAATGCTATCTCGCGGATCACTCCTACGATCCGGGGCGAGCGCTGGCAGACGACCGAGCCGAAGGATCGTCCGAGGACGCTCCCGAGGAGGTTCCAACCGATGACTGACACGAGGACCGACAGGATGACTGACACAGAGGAGACGGCCGGAGAAGCTGTCCCGGAAGACGGGTCGCTACTCCAGGTGCGGAACCTCACGAAGTACTTCTACGAACAGGACACGCTGCTGGATCGGCTGTTCGGCGAGGAACCGGTCGCAGTCCGTGCCGTCGACGGACTCGACTTCGACATCGAACGCGGGGAAACGCTCGGCCTGGTCGGCGAGTCGGGGTGTGGCAAGTCGACGGCCGGGGAGACGCTGTTGCGGCTCCAGCAACCGACGGACGGAGTCGTTCGGTTCGACGGACAAAACGTCTACGAACTCGCGTCGGCCGACCTCGATCGCTTCCGACGCAACGCACAGATCGTCTTTCAGGATCCGTTCTCCAGTCTCGATCCGCGGATGACGATCGGCGAGACGGTCAAACAGCCCCTGGACGTTCACGACTGGCCGCTGAGCGACGGTGAGGTCGATACGGAGGCGTCGGTGACCACCGACGGGATCGATCCCGACGTGGTCTCCGTCTCCATCGCCGACGACGTAGACAAGATCGTCCCTCCGGAAGATGGAACTGTGACTGTCCAGGTTGAAGTGTCCGAGAACTCCGAGGAGGGCCGGGCCGACGACCGCCGGGCCGACGACCGCCGGGCCGACGACCGCCGGGCCGACGACCGCCGAGCCGACGACCGCCGGGTCGACACCGACGGCGACGTTCGGGCATCGGTGCAGGAGGACCTCTTTATCGAGGTAGCCGCGAACGGGGACGCGGTCGACGTCACGGTGACGATCGACCGATCCGACGATGAATTGCGCCGAGAACGGGTGGAGTGGCTCCTCGATCGCGTGGGGCTCTCCGAGGACCAGTTCGACAGATACCCCCACGAGTTCTCCGGGGGCCAACGACAGCGCGTGGGCATCGCCCGGGCGCTGGCGCTCGATCCCGAGTTCGTCGTGCTCGACGAGCCGACGAGTGCGCTCGACGTATCGGTTCAGGCACAGATCCTGAACCTGTTGAACGAACTGCAGGCGGAGTTCGGCCTCACCTACCTGCTCATCTCTCACGATCTCTCGGTGATCCGTCACATCTGTGATCGAGTTGCGGTGATGTACCTGGGCGAGATCGTCGAAATCGCACCGAGCGAGGAGATATTCACGCAGCCGCAACACCCGTACACCGAAGCGCTCCTCGAGAGCGTTCCGCGGGTCGACACCGACGAGCGGGATCGCGACATCGAAACGCTTTCCGGCGACGTCCCGTCCCCCAGGGACCCCCCGAGCGGCTGCCGGTTCAGGACCCGGTGTCCCGTCGTGATCCCGCCGGAGAGCGTCGACGTCGACCAGGTCTCGTATCGGACCGTTCTCTCCGTCCGGGATCGTATTCGGGATCGCGATATCGACGTCGAGGGCGCCCGTGAACTCGTCGGTCAGGAGGCGTCGGTGGGGAACGTCGACGAACGCGTAACCGAACGGATCCTCGAGCGCCTCTTCGATGTCGAACTCCCCGAGCCGCACCGCGAACGCGTCAAGGACGCCGTCGAGGCCGTCGTGGACGACGACTGGGAGCGGGCGGAGTCGGAACTGTCCGCCTATCGGAGTATCTGCGAGGTGGTGTCCCCCGAGTTGCACCCGGAGGCGGACCATCCGGCCGCGTGCCATCGACGGAAACAGCCGTCAGAGGTCCGTACGGCCGTCGAAAACGCGGACGTCTCCCTCGACGAAACCAACACGTAGCCGATAGGTCCGGCGCTCCGGAACCGCCGGTTGTCGAGTGAAATTAACTACACGAGTTGTATTCATATAATTCACTCGAAACCGGGTTTATAGGGCGTCTAAACGCGTTATTTACTCGTTTACAAAATAGGACGGTTTACCCCCTCGACCAGTGGGTTTATGTATTAGGTTACCGGAATTCGAACTGATGCTACCAGGAGCAGATTCGGGAATCGCTCGCGACGGCAAGGTCCTCGTTTTGGCGTACGACCACGGGCTCGAACACGGACCGGTCGACTTCGATCCGGTGCCGGAGACCGCCGATCCCTCGACCGTCTTCGAGTACGCGACCCACGACGCCGTGAGCGCGATCGCGGTACAGAAGGGGATCGCCGAGGCGTATTACCCCTCCTACGAGGACGACGTGTCGTTGCTTTTGAAGGTGAACGGCACGTCGAACCTGTGGATGGGCGAATACGATTCGGCGGTGAACTGCTCCGTCGAGTACGCCGAGGAACTCGGCGCCGAGGCGGTCGGATTTACGCTCTACGGCGGCTCGAACCACGAAGTGGAGATGGCCGAAGAGTTCCGAGAGATACAGGAGGAGGCCCGCGCCCGCGACATGGGCGTCGTGATGTGGTCGTATCCGCGCGGACAGGGCGTGAAAAACGACACGAAGCCCGGGGTGATCTCGTATGCGAGTCGGCTCGGGCTCGAACTGGGCGCCGACGTCGCCAAGATCAAGTATCCCGGGTCGCCGGAGGCGATGGCTGACGCCTGCGAGATGGCGGGCGAAATGAAGGTGATCATGTCGGGCGGCTCCAAGACCGACGACCGGGCGTTCCTCGAACAGGTGAACTCCTCCATGGAGGCGGGTGCCGACGGGCTCGCGGTCGGCCGCAACGTGTTCCAGCGCGAGAACCCGATCGAGATCCTCGACGCGCTCGAGGCGATCATCTACGAGGAGACGACCGTCGACGAGGCGCTCGAACGAGCGACGCTCGCCCCGGCGGACGACTGATGGCGCGGGAAGACACCGACACCCGGGACAGCCGAGACAGCCGAGCAACCGACGGAGATCACGCAACGACTGTCGAGCGCGTGTTCGACGCGGTGGCCGAAACCGCACCCGAAATTCGGTCCGGGCTACCCGGACGTCGAAGCGCACTCGATGTGGAGAATCCATCCGGGGAGACGCAACTCGCCGCCGATGCGCACGCCGACCAGCTGCTCCGTGAACGGCTCGGGGCGATCGACGGAGTCGCAAGCTACGTGAGCGAGGAGCGCGAATCGAAGGTGGACGCATCCGACGGGGGCGCCTCCGCCGCAGACACCGGACGAGTAGCGGTTGCGGTAGACCCCCTCGACGGTTCTTCGAACCTCCGGTCGAACAACGCGATGGGGACGATCGTGGGCGTCTACGACGCGCCGCTTCCCGCATCCGGCCGGCAGCTCGTCGGTGCCGGCTACCTGCTTTACGGCCCGATCACGACGATGGTCCTCGCCCACAGCGGGGTCGTCAGGGAGGAGGTCGTCGCGTCCGACCCCGGTGACGGCGCCGTCGACCGACAGGTCGTCACGCCGGAACTCGTGTTGCCGGACGACCCGGTCGTCTACGGATTCGGGGGTCGAGTTCCCGACTGGACCCCGGAGTTTGCGGCGTTCGCCGAGGAGATCGAACGGGAGCTCAAACTCCGGTACGGTGGCGCGATGGTCGGTGACGTGAACCAGGTTCTCACCTACGGTGGAATCTTCTCCTATCCCGCCCTCGAGGACAGGCCCGACGGGAAGCTCCGACTTCAGTTCGAGGCGAACCCGATGGCGTTTATCGTCGAAACTGCCGGCGGACGTTCGTCGACTGGAACCGGCTCGATCCTCGATGTCGAACCGGAGACGCTCCACGAACGGACTCCCGTCCACCTCGGCAACCCGGAACTGATCGAACGGCTCGAAGCACAGTTCACCCGGGCGTAGTGTAGCCGACCGATTTCGCCGTTCGGTCCGGCTTCCCGCCATTTTCAAGCTATTCGATCCCTTATCGGTGCTCATGAACGGCGGAACCACAGTGGGACCACCGGGGCGGTCGCGTCCCTCGAACGCAAGGACGGAGTGGATCGGCTGATGGTCGGTCCGAGCCTCTCGAAGGAGGAACGCACCGCGGCGAACGCTCGGCTCAAAATCGGATTCGTCGCGCTGGTAGCCGTCTCGATGGGGTTGATGGCGTTGCAGCTCGATCCGTCCCCGGCGCAGTTGCTCGGCGCGCTCCTCGGCGGCGCCGTCGTGGGTACCGTTCTGCTGTGGTTCGTGTTGCGAACCCTGCGACCGATGCGTCCCTGAACGCCCATCGACGTCAGCAGGGATCGACGCGGCGGATCCACAGCTCCGGCCGGTCCAGTTCGGCGTCGGTCGGGAGGTTCTCGGGGCGTTCCCAGACGACGCCGGCCGCGGCGAGTCCACACTCGTCGGCGACGGTTTCGAAGAATCGCGTGCCACGCTCGTACTGTCTGCGTTTCAGTCCCAGACCGAGCAGCCGTCGAACCAGCCGTCCGACTGGACCGCCACCGGTGTCCCGGCGTTCGTCGACCTTTTCCCGGAGATCGGCGTACTCTTCGTCGAACGCACGATCCATGAGCAGTTCGGCGTACCCCTCGACTGCGGTCATCGCGGCGTCGAGATCGAGGAACGCCTCGCGGTCTAATCCACCCCGGGAGAGCGTCCGGACGCCCGATTCGAGGCGCGATTCGAGATAGCCCGGCAGCCAGGGGGCGGCGCCGAACTCCGCGGCGTGTGCCACCTCGTGAAAGACGATCCACCGGCGGAACCGCTCGTACTCGACGTCCAGTTCGTCCGCTACGCGTCGGATGTTCGGGTGAACGAAGTAGAGCCCGTGTTCCTCGGGATCGTCGGCCAGAAGCAGCGGGTCGTACTGTCCGAGGACGTGACGGGCGAGAAAGCCGAGGGTGAACGCCATCGTCCCCGTGTTCGCCACGCGCGAGACGTTCGGGAACAACGTCTTCACTTCGGCCTCGATCGGTTCCATCACCCGACGGAACGTGTCGACGTTCGCGTCGATCCAGTGATGTCTGTTCTGGACGGTGAGTCGATCGGGAACGTCGAACTCCGTGCCCGACACCGTCTGGAGTCGGTCGCGTGCGGCCCGAACGTCGGCTGCGTAGCCGTCGCGTTCGGCGGGACTCAGATCCAGCGAGCCCGGTCTCGTCCCGGCTTTCGCTGCCTCGCGAACGCCGTCCCAGTCGACCGCGCCGTCGCCCGAGGCGGTGGTCACCGCCCGGACGCTGCGATACAGATCCATACTCACGTTCGGGGACGGTCACGCAAATCGCTTGTGACGGGACTGGCCGAGATCCGTTCCGATCAGTATCTCCCCGGGGTAGAGGGAGTCAGTCCGTCATGGCGTCGAGTTCTTCGGCAGCCTCCAGGTCCGACCCCAGCACTCTTCGGGCTGTGACTGCCGCAGCGACGCCGATGAGAAGCCCCAGTGTCAAGAAGAGCGCGTTCCGGCCCGCGTGGCTGTGGTCGTGGTCATCGTGATCTTCGTCATCCTGGTCGTGATCACTGTGGTCGTGATCGTCGTCGCTGATCTTCCCGCCGATGGACAACTGAACGCCGTCCTGGAGGTGTAGCTCGAGCAGTGTGAACTTCTTTTCAGTCATTGTGTGTGAACTACGGTGGGTGGACTGATAAAACGAAAGGACGGACTCTTCTGCCCGTCGCCCCTGTTTCGGGTATGCACGAGAGACGACGAGAGTTCCTGAAGGATCTTCTTTCGACGCCGAGTCCATCGGGGTTCGAAACGGCCGGACAGCGGGTCTGGTGTGCGTACGTCCGGGAGTTCGCCGACGAGGTCGGGTACATCGTTCGGGACGTCACCGACGACGGCTTCCTGCGGATCGCCCCGATCGGCGGTGCAGACCGCACCGTGTCGAAAGGGCAACACGTGACGATCCACGCAGACGAGCCCGTCCAGGGTGTGATCGGACAGACGGCGATCCACCTCCGTGACGTCGGCGAGGAGGAGTCTCCCGTTTTGCTCGCGGAAACTCTGCCGCTCGGCGTCAGTCGTGACACCCGCTGACTCGGTGCGCGCAAAAAACAACCGTTAAAAGTCGCCGACGGGTTCACACACGTATGGCTGGAACTATCCAGGCGCTCGTCCCTGGCGGACAGGCCACTCCCGGCCCGCCGCTCGGCCCCGAACTCGGGCCGACGCCGGTGGACGTGCAGGCCGTCGTCGAGGAGATCAACGAACAGACCGCAGCGTTCGACGGGATGGAGGTCCCGGTTACCGTCGAGTACGAGGACGACGGCTCGTTTTCGATCGACGTCGGCGTCCCACCGACCGCCGAACTGATCAAAGACGAAGCCGGTTTCGAAACCGGCTCCGGCGAGCCACAGTCCGACTTCGTCGCGGATCTCTCGGTCGAGCAGGTGAAAAAGATCGCAGAACAGAAGCAGTCGGACCTGCTGTCGTACGACCTGAAAAACGCCGCCAAGGAGATCGGCGGCACCTGCGTCACCCTCGGGGTCACCATCGAAGGGGAAGACGCCCGAACCTTCGACGACCGCGTCGACGCCGGCGAGTACGACGACGTTCTCGCCGAATAGTTGATCGTCAGGTATCGATCTGTGGGCCGTTCGTTCCGTTTCTCGTTGCGGTAGTGTCCGGTCGTTCGGCCGGGTGTATTCCCGCTACTCCTCCGTCAGCGACGCGGGCTGTTCCCGCGCACCGCGCCCGGAGACGGTCCGCTGTGGGAACGGGATCGTGATGTCCTCCGCGTCGAACCGCTTTTTCACGCTCGTTGCGAACTCGGCACGAGTCCTGATGAAGTCCGAGCGCGAGGGGTTCGCGATCCACACGCGGGCCTGGAGCCCGACCGCCGAGTCTGCGAGTTCCGTAAGCCGAACCGACGGAGCGGGCTCCTCCAGGATGTCGGGATGGTCGGCAGCCTCCTCGAGGATGAGCTCCGTCGCGTGGTCGATGTCGTCCTCGTAGTCGATCCCGAACACGAACTTGAGCCGGAGCGTATCCTTCGCCACGGGGTTTTTGATGACACCGTCGGTCAGATCGGAGTTCGGAACCGTGAGCAGTTCGTTGTCGAACGTCCGGACACGAGTCACACGGAACGAGATGTCCTCGACGACACCGTCGTTGTCGCCCCAGACGATCCAATCGCCGATCTTGAACGGTTTGTCCGTGAAGATGAATATGCCCGAAACGAAGTTCCGGATGACGTCCTGCAGTGCGAAGCCGATCGCCAGGGTCGCCGCGGCGGCGATCGTCGCCAGCGATTGCAGGAAATTACCGTATCCAGCAAAGCCGAACGCGACGCTGAGGCCGACGAAGAGGACGACGATCGAGACGATCTTGTTCAGCGGGTTTCTGGCGTGTGCATCCAGCTGCCGCCGTTCGAACACCCGGTCGATGAGCGGACTGAAGAACGCTTTGTCCAGCACGTAAAAGACGACCAGGACGACAAGAAACACCCCTGCACTGGTGAGCGTCCCGGCGAGATCTTCGCTGACGTACTCAGCGAGGACGTTCTGGACCGGATCGATCTGCAACGGCACTGTCTGACCCGCCGCGATTGTCGGCTCGAACAGCGCGTCCGCTCCGACTGCAGCCATCGCGACCGGACAGGCCATCAGTGATACACCGCCGTGTGACCGCGGATCTCGACCAGTTCGGCGTCGACGGCGGTTGCGAGATTCTCGGCGAGCTGTTCGGTCGTCGTGTTGCCCCGTGCCGCCCTGAGAAACTTCACCTTCACGAGTTTCCTGTCCTCGAGTTGATCTGCGAGTTCGTCGACGACGGCGTCGATGCCGCTTTTCCCGACCCAGACAGTCACGTCGAGGTCGTGTGCCTCCTTCCGGAGTTCTCGATCGCTCATGCAACTGTCGTCGGGCCGCGCAGGTTTGAAACTTGAGAATCCGATCGCCTACAGCGGATCCTCGAGGGGCGGATCGTCAGCTTCCGAAAGAACGTGTACGTACCGGTCGAGGGATCGGTGGACGGGCCGGCGAAACACGGCCTCGAGTTCCCACCCGGTCGAGATCGCAGCCTCGCGCCACGATCGGTCGGCGACGAGGACGGTTCGCCCGTCCGAACGACAGATCCGGTGTGCGTCCGCGAGCGCTCCCTCGACGAGCGCGGCGAGTTCGTGGCGAGCGATCTTCGACTGTCTGCCGTACGGCGCGTCGAAGACGACCGCATCGACGGCGTCGGGGGTCCCAGAATCACACAGTGGAAGCGCCGTCGCGTCACCGCGGACGACGCCGAACTCGGCGGACTCCGGGAGATACGTTTCGAGGTTCTCCCTCGTGCCGCGGACCATTTTTTCCTGTGCATCGATCCCCAGCACCCGGGATCCCACGAGTCCGGCTTCGATCAGTACCCCTCCGGTCCCACACATCGGATCCACCACGAGTCGTCCCCTCCCTGCGCCGGCCACGTTTGCGTACGCCCGGGCGTCGATGGGGGCCATACTCCCCGGCTGGAAGAAGGGCCTGTCGGTCGGCTTCCGTTCGGTGAAATCGCGGGCCGATTCGGCCGCCAGCCAGCCGACCAGACAGACGTCGACGGACTCCCCCACGACGTCGGGGACCGGCCCGATAGCGACTTCGTCGGCGTCGACGACGCCCGACGAAAAGAGAACGCGAAGCAGATGATCCGGATCGTCGAGGTCGACCGCGAACCCGCGATCGACGAGCACGCTTCCTAGCTCTCGTTCGGCCTGCTGGGTGGAGATCTCGGAGGTCCCCCTCACGTCGCGGGCGCGAACGGCGACGGTTCCCTGGCGCTCGATCGGCGCCGCTTGCAACAGCGCCCGGGCGCTCCCGACGTCGGCGTCCGTCCGTCCGATCAACTCGATCGCGTTTCGGGTGTACGCGAGCGTCTCGACCCGGTCGGTGACCGATCCGGCAGTCGCCAGCCCCGGGGCGACGAGTTCGACACCCGCGGCGGCGCTTTTCGCCTCGTAGGCCGCGAAGACATCCTCCTCGCCGGCGAGTTCCAGCCCGTACACGCACGCCGGTCGGTCGCGGGAACGCAAGAGCGTGGCGGTTCGTTCGGGGGTCGGGCCACCGTTCGGTGGACCTCGAAGTCGGGTTTCCTCCGGCGGGACGAGTAACCAATCTTTTTAAAGCTTAAATACGACGGTTTAAGTGACGAATGACCAATCCCAAGGACACGATAAACATCGAGAACGTCGTTGCCTCCACGGGCATCGGCCAGGAGCTCGACCTCCAGAGCGTCGCCATGGACCTCGAGGGCGCCGACTACGACCCCGAACAGTTCCCCGGGCTGGTCTACAGGACCCAGAACCCCAAATCCGCGGCGCTGATCTTCCGGTCGGGGAAGATCGTCTGTACGGGAGCGAAGTCGACGGCGGACGTCCACGAGAGCCTCAACATCGTCTTCGACAAGCTGCGGGAACTGGAGATCCCCGTCGAGGAGGATCCCGAAATCACCGTTCAAAACATCGTCACGAGTGCGGATCTGGGAACGAGCCTCAACCTCAACGCGATCGCGATCGGGCTCGGGCTCGAGAACATCGAGTACGAGCCCGAGCAGTTCCCGGGACTGGTCTACCGGCTCGACGAGCCCGACGTCGTGGCGCTGCTTTTCGGCTCCGGCAAGCTCGTGATAACCGGCGGCAAGGAGCCCGTTGACGCCGAGGCCGCCGTCGACGTGATCACCGGGCGGCTCGAGGAACTCGGCCTGCTGGGCTGAGCGTCGTCGACGTCGATGGTCACCCACGTTCGGATCGCCGCGACCGGCGTTTCTCCGCTCGCCGTGGCCGGTACGTTCGGCCTGCTGGCGGCGTTTCTCTCTCTTACCGCGTTCTTGGCCGCGAGAAACGTTCTCGGCGACGTCCCAGCCGTAAAAGCGCTGGGGGTCGGGCCGTTCCCCGCGGCTGTCGCCGTCGTCGCCGGGGCGCTCGATCTCCCCTCGGCCCTGGCGATCGGCGTCGCCCTCCTGCTCGACGGCGCGGCGATCCACTACCTGTACGGGGAGTCGCCGAGGCTCTCCGCGTACATTACCCTCATCCACGTCGTGGTGACGATCCTGCTTGGAACTGTCCTGTTCGGGCTGTTGATTCTTCTCGGGACGCTCCCCGGCTGAGCGCAACGACCGGGGGGAACGATCCGCCGGCTCACTCGACGAGACGCTCGATTTCTGTGACGAGGATGTCGCTCGCGCCGACCGCCTTGAGGTCGGTGATCACCTCGAACACGCGGCGCTCGTCTACGACGGCGTGGACGGCCACCTGACCGGACTCGTCTTCCCCGTTCTCGCCGGCGATGTCCATCACCGTCGGACCACCCATCCCGGGAATCACGTCTTTGACCGCTTCGAGCCGGCTCGTCGGCACGTTCATCATCAGATACCGTTTCCCCTCGGCGGCAACGACCGACTCGAAGGCGGTCGCGACCTGCCCGACCTTCGGATCGTCGACGACGTTCGCTCTTGCGAACAGTCGTACGGAGCTTTCGAGAACGTCGGCGATAACGGCGAGCCGGTTGACCTTCAGGGTCGTCCCCGTGGAGGTGATGTCGACGATCGCGTCGGCCATCTCGACGTGTGGCGTAAGCTCCGTCGCGCCGGTCACCTCGACGATGTCGGGAGCGATCCCCCGAGAATCGAAGAACGATCGGGTGACGTTCGGGAACTCGGTGGCGACGGTGCGCCCGTCGACGTCGTCGATCTCGGTGATGTCCCCGTCCTCAGGGGCGGCAAGCACCAGTCGACACCGTCCGTACCCCAGATCGACCAGATCGACGAGCGCAGCCCCGTCTGCGTCCTCCCCGCCCGCGGTCGACGCTTCGGAGCCGTCGCCGGTGGCTTCCACCACCGCCCCGGACTCGTGGGCCTGGTCGAGACCAGTAACCCCCAGGTCGGCGGCGCCGTCACGGACGTACTCGGGGATGTCGGCCGCCCGGGCGAAAAGCACCGTCACCTCCGGATCGACAGTGTCGGCGTACAGCTGGCGGTCGGCCGTTCGTTCGACGTGGAGCCCCGCCCGCTCCAGCAGTTCCATCGTCGGCTCGTGGAGACGGCCCTTGTTGGGCACGGCGATGCGCATACCGTCACCAGTCGGGGCGGGCAGGAAACCTTTTCGCGTCGGACTCGCGGACGTTCCGGAGCCGACGATGGTTACGAGGATCGGTCCCCGAGCTGTGACCGGAGCGTCGCCGCGTCCTTGTTCCCGGCGCCGGTGTTCAACAGGACGACTGTATCGTCGTCGTCGAACTCCCCCTGCTTTGCCAGCTCGAACGCCCCGCTCGCGGCGGCCGCACAGGTCGCACCCATCTCGACTCCCGCCGTCCGGGCGACCTCGATCGCGGCCTCGAGGATCTCCCCGTCGTCTGTTGCTACTGCCCCGCCGTCGCTTTCGCGGATCGCAGCGAGGATCTGTCGGCTGGCACCCGGGTCCGGGATCGCAATACCGTTACAGACCGTGTTCACTTCCGCGACCGGCTCGTGTACCTCGCGTCCGGCCTCGAAGGCGTCCACGATCGGGGCACAGCCGCTCGCCTGTGCGGCGTACAGCGGCGGGAGGTCGTCGATCCAGCCCAGCTCGCGAAGCTCCCGGGCTGCCTTGTGCATCCCGACCAGCCCGACGCCGCCCCCGGTCGGGTAGACGACGGCGTCGGGAGGTTCCCAGTCGAGTTCCTCGAGAATTTCCAGCGCCATCGTCTTTTTCCCCTCGTGACGGTACGGCGTCACGAACGTCTTCGTCGAGTACCAGTCCTCTTCTGCCATCGCTTCCGCGTATGCGTCCCCGGCATCGCCGATCTCGGAGTCGCCGTCGATCGGGTCGGCGACGTGGAGGTTCCCGCCGTGGATCTCCACCATCGCCTTTTGAGTGAACCCGGCCCGCTGCGGGAGGAACACGTGTGCGTCCATCCCCGCACGGGCCGCGTAGGCGGCCGCCGCCTGGCCGGCGTTGCCCGCCGAGTTGAGCGCGATCGCGTCGGCGCCGTGCTCCCGTGCGGCCGTCACTGCCAGCGACTGGCCGCGGTCCTTGAAGGTGCCCGTCGGGTTCTGTCCCTCGTCCTTTATGAGCACTCTGTCGACGCCCAGCGTGTCAGCGAGCGACGGACACTCCACCAGCGGCGTCGTCCCCTCCCCCAGGCTGACAGCCGACTCGGACGGGAACGGGAGTAACTCCTCGTATCGATACATCGACTGGGTATGGCGGTCGGCTAACACGTCCGGGGTGAGTTCGACCGCATCGAGGTCGTAGCGAGGATCGAGGATCCCTTCGCAGTCGGGACAGCGGTGGCCCGTGGGTTCG
The Halalkaliarchaeum desulfuricum DNA segment above includes these coding regions:
- a CDS encoding class I fructose-bisphosphate aldolase, encoding MLPGADSGIARDGKVLVLAYDHGLEHGPVDFDPVPETADPSTVFEYATHDAVSAIAVQKGIAEAYYPSYEDDVSLLLKVNGTSNLWMGEYDSAVNCSVEYAEELGAEAVGFTLYGGSNHEVEMAEEFREIQEEARARDMGVVMWSYPRGQGVKNDTKPGVISYASRLGLELGADVAKIKYPGSPEAMADACEMAGEMKVIMSGGSKTDDRAFLEQVNSSMEAGADGLAVGRNVFQRENPIEILDALEAIIYEETTVDEALERATLAPADD
- a CDS encoding mechanosensitive ion channel family protein; the encoded protein is MACPVAMAAVGADALFEPTIAAGQTVPLQIDPVQNVLAEYVSEDLAGTLTSAGVFLVVLVVFYVLDKAFFSPLIDRVFERRQLDAHARNPLNKIVSIVVLFVGLSVAFGFAGYGNFLQSLATIAAAATLAIGFALQDVIRNFVSGIFIFTDKPFKIGDWIVWGDNDGVVEDISFRVTRVRTFDNELLTVPNSDLTDGVIKNPVAKDTLRLKFVFGIDYEDDIDHATELILEEAADHPDILEEPAPSVRLTELADSAVGLQARVWIANPSRSDFIRTRAEFATSVKKRFDAEDITIPFPQRTVSGRGAREQPASLTEE
- a CDS encoding zinc-dependent metalloprotease yields the protein MDLYRSVRAVTTASGDGAVDWDGVREAAKAGTRPGSLDLSPAERDGYAADVRAARDRLQTVSGTEFDVPDRLTVQNRHHWIDANVDTFRRVMEPIEAEVKTLFPNVSRVANTGTMAFTLGFLARHVLGQYDPLLLADDPEEHGLYFVHPNIRRVADELDVEYERFRRWIVFHEVAHAAEFGAAPWLPGYLESRLESGVRTLSRGGLDREAFLDLDAAMTAVEGYAELLMDRAFDEEYADLREKVDERRDTGGGPVGRLVRRLLGLGLKRRQYERGTRFFETVADECGLAAAGVVWERPENLPTDAELDRPELWIRRVDPC
- a CDS encoding class 1 fructose-bisphosphatase: MAREDTDTRDSRDSRATDGDHATTVERVFDAVAETAPEIRSGLPGRRSALDVENPSGETQLAADAHADQLLRERLGAIDGVASYVSEERESKVDASDGGASAADTGRVAVAVDPLDGSSNLRSNNAMGTIVGVYDAPLPASGRQLVGAGYLLYGPITTMVLAHSGVVREEVVASDPGDGAVDRQVVTPELVLPDDPVVYGFGGRVPDWTPEFAAFAEEIERELKLRYGGAMVGDVNQVLTYGGIFSYPALEDRPDGKLRLQFEANPMAFIVETAGGRSSTGTGSILDVEPETLHERTPVHLGNPELIERLEAQFTRA
- a CDS encoding ABC transporter ATP-binding protein, whose product is MSEEILRIDGLSTRFFTAEGQVNAVSDVSLTIEREEVFGIVGESGSGKSVTALSLMDLVESPGEITDGRIEYRSESLANSLHESHPDAVDGEFVDLLSVPEEVRRSLRGSSFSMIFQDPESSFNPSLTVGEQIAEAVEVQRRARANPRSTRAKTSSVEYSLSSLIASTVLPSQRFITESSRERAIELLELVGIPDPVKRADEYPHQYSGGMLQRAMIAQALAGEPDVLIADEPTTALDVTIQAQVLDILADLQSEIGMTIVLITHNLGVIARMCDRVGVMYAGEIVERGTLEDVFEDHVHPYTRGLLGSVPDLEHVGGRLEPIGGNVPSLLDHELGSGCYFADRCPKAMEECLEKPPEFRAEGSEEHVAKCYLADHSYDPGRALADDRAEGSSEDAPEEVPTDD
- a CDS encoding ABC transporter ATP-binding protein — its product is MTDTEETAGEAVPEDGSLLQVRNLTKYFYEQDTLLDRLFGEEPVAVRAVDGLDFDIERGETLGLVGESGCGKSTAGETLLRLQQPTDGVVRFDGQNVYELASADLDRFRRNAQIVFQDPFSSLDPRMTIGETVKQPLDVHDWPLSDGEVDTEASVTTDGIDPDVVSVSIADDVDKIVPPEDGTVTVQVEVSENSEEGRADDRRADDRRADDRRADDRRADDRRVDTDGDVRASVQEDLFIEVAANGDAVDVTVTIDRSDDELRRERVEWLLDRVGLSEDQFDRYPHEFSGGQRQRVGIARALALDPEFVVLDEPTSALDVSVQAQILNLLNELQAEFGLTYLLISHDLSVIRHICDRVAVMYLGEIVEIAPSEEIFTQPQHPYTEALLESVPRVDTDERDRDIETLSGDVPSPRDPPSGCRFRTRCPVVIPPESVDVDQVSYRTVLSVRDRIRDRDIDVEGARELVGQEASVGNVDERVTERILERLFDVELPEPHRERVKDAVEAVVDDDWERAESELSAYRSICEVVSPELHPEADHPAACHRRKQPSEVRTAVENADVSLDETNT
- a CDS encoding YhbY family RNA-binding protein — encoded protein: MSDRELRKEAHDLDVTVWVGKSGIDAVVDELADQLEDRKLVKVKFLRAARGNTTTEQLAENLATAVDAELVEIRGHTAVYH
- a CDS encoding 50S ribosomal protein L11 — translated: MAGTIQALVPGGQATPGPPLGPELGPTPVDVQAVVEEINEQTAAFDGMEVPVTVEYEDDGSFSIDVGVPPTAELIKDEAGFETGSGEPQSDFVADLSVEQVKKIAEQKQSDLLSYDLKNAAKEIGGTCVTLGVTIEGEDARTFDDRVDAGEYDDVLAE